One genomic segment of Pseudomonas sp. RU47 includes these proteins:
- a CDS encoding 2-hydroxyacid dehydrogenase — MPATVLVLVETINDYLPILEHQGFHLILAPTPAERAHAIASQGSRIDAVLTRGPLGLTAEEIAALPALKIITVIGAGYEQVDLQAASNRGITVTNGAGVNASSVADHAMAMLLALVRDIPRCDAAVRRGEWPKIMRPSLAGKRMGILGLGAVGLAIAKRANLGFDMEISYHSRQVRSDVPYAFCSTPTELARASDFLIVATPGGIGTQHLVTRAVLDALGPKGFIVNIARASVIATADLITALEQRRIAGAALDVFDHEPQVPDALKTLSNVLLTPHVAGLSPEATQGTVELVGKNLVAFFSGEPVLTPIALPPKLSNQRVH, encoded by the coding sequence ATGCCCGCAACCGTTCTGGTACTGGTTGAAACCATCAATGACTATTTGCCGATTCTCGAACATCAGGGCTTTCACCTGATTCTCGCCCCCACGCCCGCCGAACGTGCGCACGCCATTGCCTCCCAAGGCAGCCGCATCGATGCGGTGCTGACCCGGGGTCCGCTGGGCCTGACGGCCGAAGAGATCGCCGCCCTGCCCGCCTTGAAGATCATTACCGTCATCGGCGCCGGCTACGAACAGGTCGACCTGCAGGCCGCCAGCAACCGTGGCATTACCGTCACCAACGGCGCCGGGGTCAACGCCTCGTCGGTGGCTGACCATGCAATGGCGATGTTGTTGGCACTGGTCCGGGATATCCCGCGTTGTGATGCCGCAGTACGCCGGGGTGAATGGCCGAAAATCATGCGCCCGTCGCTGGCTGGCAAACGCATGGGGATCCTCGGGCTGGGCGCCGTCGGGTTGGCGATCGCCAAACGCGCGAACCTCGGCTTCGACATGGAAATCAGCTATCACAGCCGCCAGGTGCGCAGCGATGTGCCTTATGCGTTCTGCTCGACACCGACCGAACTGGCCCGGGCTTCGGACTTTCTGATTGTCGCCACGCCCGGCGGCATTGGCACGCAACATCTGGTCACCCGCGCGGTGCTCGATGCACTCGGGCCGAAAGGCTTCATCGTCAACATTGCCCGCGCCAGCGTCATCGCTACGGCGGATCTGATCACTGCCCTTGAACAACGCAGAATTGCCGGCGCCGCACTCGATGTGTTCGACCACGAGCCGCAAGTGCCGGATGCGCTGAAAACCCTGAGCAACGTACTGCTGACGCCACACGTCGCCGGCCTGTCACCGGAAGCGACGCAAGGCACGGTCGAATTGGTAGGCAAAAACCTCGTGGCGTTCTTCTCCGGCGAGCCGGTACTGACGCCCATTGCGCTGCCACCGAAACTCAGCAACCAGCGCGTGCACTAG
- a CDS encoding DUF4822 domain-containing protein: protein MQKYMMTGLLLAALLVPLTSANADIRELASSPRWLTTKVYVDGAPETDVKAKYPGVVGISTWDPERNRYEFFYTETGESKYNNGGGGYFFVTGDQQQHILVPDIGPTKTVVRRLETLNKIEFTYSREVPRDMVDNNPLVRIHVVHAPYTGTIETKSAIKQ from the coding sequence ATGCAAAAGTACATGATGACCGGCCTGTTGTTGGCCGCGTTGCTCGTCCCGCTCACCAGCGCCAATGCCGACATCCGCGAGCTGGCCTCCTCGCCGCGATGGCTGACGACCAAGGTCTATGTCGACGGCGCCCCTGAAACCGACGTCAAAGCGAAGTACCCCGGTGTCGTTGGCATATCGACGTGGGATCCCGAGCGCAATCGATATGAGTTCTTTTACACCGAGACAGGCGAGTCAAAATACAACAACGGTGGTGGCGGTTATTTCTTTGTCACCGGCGATCAGCAACAGCACATTCTTGTACCCGATATCGGCCCGACCAAAACAGTTGTCAGGCGTCTGGAAACATTGAACAAAATTGAATTCACGTATTCTCGGGAAGTACCCCGCGACATGGTCGACAACAACCCTCTCGTACGCATTCATGTCGTTCACGCGCCCTATACCGGAACGATAGAAACCAAGTCCGCCATCAAACAATAA
- a CDS encoding cysteine hydrolase family protein, translated as MPAALLIIDMQVGLFHGPEKPYQGERVLANIQRLVAQARRNQVPIFAARHTGPDGSPIAAGSPFWQLLPALELDAEIDTLFDKSRPNAFHGTDLARQLQAAQVEELYVVGMKSQFCIDSTCRSAADLGFRPLLVADAHTCMDTAALSAEAIIKHHNATLGAAFARLVDSDEVTF; from the coding sequence ATGCCCGCAGCACTGTTGATCATCGATATGCAGGTCGGTCTGTTCCACGGACCGGAAAAGCCCTACCAAGGCGAACGGGTTCTGGCCAACATCCAGCGCCTGGTCGCTCAGGCCCGCAGGAATCAAGTACCGATCTTCGCCGCGCGCCACACTGGCCCGGACGGCTCCCCGATTGCCGCTGGCAGTCCTTTCTGGCAATTACTGCCAGCGCTTGAGCTGGACGCTGAAATCGACACCCTCTTCGATAAATCCCGACCCAATGCTTTCCATGGCACTGACCTTGCGCGGCAACTCCAGGCCGCACAGGTAGAAGAGCTCTATGTGGTCGGCATGAAAAGCCAGTTCTGCATCGACAGCACCTGTCGCAGCGCTGCCGATCTGGGCTTCAGACCATTGCTGGTCGCCGACGCCCACACTTGCATGGACACTGCCGCGCTATCCGCCGAAGCGATCATCAAACATCACAACGCCACCCTCGGTGCCGCCTTCGCACGATTAGTCGACAGCGATGAAGTGACGTTCTGA
- a CDS encoding tautomerase family protein, producing the protein MPLVRIDIKQNPDPTFAKRIGEQIYSALRSCIDVPEHDNFQILTEHDSQHFVYDPQYLGIQRSDGVVFIQITISEGRSIEKKQLLFKTIAESLHTQLAVRLEDVFINLVEVKKENWSFGNGVAQYVT; encoded by the coding sequence ATGCCCCTCGTTCGCATCGACATCAAACAAAACCCCGACCCCACGTTCGCCAAACGCATCGGCGAGCAGATTTATTCCGCCCTGCGCAGTTGTATCGATGTGCCGGAGCACGACAACTTTCAGATCCTCACCGAGCACGACAGCCAGCATTTCGTCTATGACCCGCAGTATCTGGGAATCCAGCGCAGCGACGGCGTGGTGTTCATTCAGATCACCATCAGCGAAGGGCGCTCGATAGAGAAAAAACAGTTGCTGTTCAAAACCATCGCCGAAAGCCTGCACACCCAACTGGCGGTGCGCCTGGAAGACGTCTTCATCAATCTGGTCGAGGTAAAAAAAGAGAACTGGTCATTCGGCAATGGCGTCGCGCAGTACGTCACTTGA
- a CDS encoding HAAAP family serine/threonine permease, with the protein MNDQANSVEERFDAAAPAELSSWNRQDTTWMLGLFGTAIGAGTLFLPINAGLGGFWPLVILALLAFPMTFYAHRGLTRFVLSGREGADITEVVEQHFGIKAGALITLLYFFAIFPILLIYSVGLTNTVASFLEHQLHITPPPRALLSFVLILGLLAVVRCGEQAIVKAMSLMVYPFIVALLFLGVYLIPHWNGGILATASHVPAPSALLHTLWLAIPVMVFSFNHSPIISAFAVDQKRQYGVHADERSSQILFRAHALMVLMVLFFVFSCVLTLSPEQLAEAKEQNLSILSYLANHFNNPTIEFAAPLIAFVAISKSFLGHYIGASEGLKGLIVKSGKRPGAKALDRIVAAFMLVICWIIATLNPSILGMIETIGGPVIAAILFLMPMYAIRKVPAMARYRGQASNVFVTAVGLVAISALVYKLTM; encoded by the coding sequence ATGAATGATCAGGCCAATAGCGTCGAAGAGCGCTTTGATGCAGCAGCACCCGCTGAACTTTCGAGCTGGAATCGCCAGGACACCACCTGGATGTTGGGACTGTTTGGGACGGCCATCGGTGCCGGCACCCTGTTTTTGCCGATCAACGCAGGTCTGGGTGGCTTCTGGCCGCTGGTGATCCTTGCGCTGCTGGCCTTCCCGATGACGTTCTACGCGCACCGTGGCCTGACCCGCTTCGTGCTGTCCGGTCGCGAAGGCGCCGACATCACGGAAGTGGTGGAGCAGCATTTCGGCATCAAGGCCGGCGCGCTGATCACCTTGCTGTACTTCTTCGCGATCTTCCCGATCCTGCTGATCTACAGTGTCGGCCTGACCAATACAGTCGCCAGTTTCCTCGAACATCAACTGCACATCACGCCACCGCCGCGCGCGCTGCTGTCGTTCGTGCTGATTCTCGGCTTGCTGGCGGTGGTGCGGTGCGGTGAGCAGGCGATCGTCAAGGCGATGAGCCTGATGGTTTACCCGTTTATCGTCGCGTTGCTGTTTCTTGGGGTGTACCTGATTCCGCACTGGAACGGCGGCATCCTCGCCACCGCTTCGCACGTGCCGGCACCGTCGGCGCTGCTGCACACGCTGTGGCTGGCGATTCCGGTAATGGTGTTCTCGTTCAATCACTCGCCGATCATTTCCGCGTTTGCAGTGGATCAGAAGCGTCAGTACGGCGTGCATGCCGATGAGCGCAGCTCGCAGATCCTGTTCCGCGCCCATGCGTTGATGGTGCTGATGGTGCTGTTCTTCGTCTTCAGTTGCGTACTGACGTTGTCGCCGGAGCAATTGGCGGAAGCCAAAGAGCAGAATCTGTCGATCCTGTCGTACCTGGCCAACCACTTCAACAATCCGACCATTGAATTTGCGGCGCCGCTGATTGCGTTCGTAGCGATCTCCAAATCGTTCCTCGGTCACTACATCGGCGCCAGTGAAGGCCTGAAAGGCTTGATCGTGAAGAGCGGCAAGCGTCCGGGCGCCAAGGCGCTGGATCGCATTGTGGCGGCGTTCATGCTGGTGATCTGCTGGATCATCGCGACCCTTAACCCGAGCATTCTGGGCATGATCGAGACCATTGGTGGTCCTGTGATCGCGGCCATTCTGTTCCTGATGCCAATGTACGCCATCCGCAAAGTGCCAGCGATGGCGCGTTATCGTGGTCAGGCGTCCAACGTGTTTGTCACGGCTGTAGGTCTGGTAGCGATTTCGGCACTGGTGTACAAGTTGACGATGTAA
- the acnB gene encoding bifunctional aconitate hydratase 2/2-methylisocitrate dehydratase has translation MLEAYRKHIEERAALGIVPQPLNAEQTAGLVELLKNPPAGEEEFLVDLITNRIPPGVDEAAYVKAGFLSALAKGEVSSPLLDKKRAVELLGTMQGGYNIVTLVDLLDDAELAPVAAAQLKHTLLMFDAFHDVAEKAKNGNAHAKAVLQSWADGEWFKNRPTLADKISLRVFKVTGETNTDDLSPAPDAWSRPDIPLHALAMLKMARDGIVPDQQGAIGPMKQIEEMRGQGFPIAYVGDVVGTGSSRKSATNSVLWFFGDDVPYVPNKRAGGFCFGSKIAPIFYNTMEDAGALPIEFDVSNMNMGDVIDLYPHAGKVCKHGTDEVLTTFEMKTPVLLDEVRAGGRIPLIIGRGLTEKARAELGLPPFDLFKKPEAPAESTKGFTLAQKMVGKACGLAEGQGVRPGTYCEPKMTTVGSQDTTGPMTRDELKDLACLGFSADLVMQSFCHTAAYPKPIDVTTHHTLPDFIMTRGGVSLRPGDGIIHSWLNRMLLPDTVGTGGDSHTRFPMGISFPAGSGLVAFAAATGVMPLDMPESILVRFKGKMKPGITLRDLVHAIPYFAIQNGLLTVEKKGKKNAFSGRILEIEGLEGLTLEQAFELSDASAERSAAGCTIKLSKESITEYLNSNITLLRWMIGEGYGDARTLERRAQAMEAWVANPELMEADADAEYAEVIEIDLADISEPVLCAPNDPDDARLLSSVAGEKIDEVFIGSCMTNIGHFRAAGKLLDQVKGQLPTRLWLSPPTKMDAHQLTEEGYYGIYGKAGARMEMPGCSLCMGNQARVEPNSTVVSTSTRNFPNRLGDGANVYLASAELASVASILGRLPTVEEYMEYAGKIDSMAADIYRYLSFDQIAEFREAAANANIPVVQA, from the coding sequence GTGCTTGAAGCCTACCGCAAACATATCGAAGAGCGTGCAGCCCTGGGTATCGTTCCCCAGCCGCTTAACGCCGAACAAACAGCAGGCCTGGTCGAGCTGCTGAAAAACCCTCCGGCTGGCGAAGAAGAATTTCTCGTTGACCTGATCACCAATCGCATTCCACCAGGCGTGGACGAAGCGGCCTATGTAAAAGCCGGCTTCCTGTCTGCACTGGCCAAGGGCGAAGTTTCCTCCCCGCTGCTGGACAAAAAGCGCGCTGTAGAACTGCTCGGCACCATGCAGGGCGGCTACAACATCGTGACTCTGGTTGACCTGCTGGACGACGCCGAGCTGGCGCCAGTCGCTGCCGCGCAACTCAAGCACACCCTGCTGATGTTCGATGCGTTCCACGACGTCGCGGAAAAAGCCAAGAACGGTAACGCTCACGCTAAAGCCGTGCTGCAATCCTGGGCTGACGGCGAGTGGTTCAAGAACCGCCCGACCCTGGCCGACAAGATCAGCCTGCGCGTCTTCAAGGTAACCGGCGAAACCAACACCGACGACCTGTCCCCTGCTCCAGATGCCTGGTCGCGTCCAGACATCCCGCTGCACGCCCTGGCCATGTTGAAAATGGCCCGTGACGGCATCGTTCCTGATCAGCAGGGCGCCATCGGCCCGATGAAGCAGATCGAAGAAATGCGCGGTCAAGGCTTCCCGATCGCCTACGTCGGTGACGTGGTCGGTACCGGTTCGTCGCGTAAATCGGCCACCAACTCGGTACTGTGGTTCTTCGGCGACGACGTACCTTACGTGCCGAACAAGCGCGCTGGCGGTTTCTGCTTCGGCAGCAAAATCGCTCCGATCTTCTACAACACCATGGAAGATGCCGGCGCACTGCCAATCGAGTTCGACGTTTCCAACATGAACATGGGCGACGTGATCGACCTGTACCCGCATGCTGGCAAAGTCTGCAAACACGGCACCGACGAAGTCCTGACCACCTTCGAAATGAAGACCCCGGTGCTGTTGGACGAAGTACGTGCCGGCGGCCGTATCCCGCTGATTATCGGCCGTGGCCTGACCGAGAAGGCTCGCGCCGAACTGGGTCTGCCACCATTCGACCTGTTCAAGAAGCCAGAAGCCCCAGCTGAAAGCACCAAGGGTTTCACCCTGGCGCAGAAAATGGTCGGCAAGGCTTGCGGTCTGGCAGAAGGCCAAGGCGTTCGTCCTGGCACCTACTGCGAACCGAAGATGACTACAGTAGGTTCTCAGGACACCACCGGTCCAATGACCCGTGACGAACTGAAAGACCTGGCGTGCCTGGGCTTCTCGGCTGATCTGGTGATGCAGTCCTTCTGCCACACCGCGGCGTATCCAAAGCCGATCGACGTGACCACCCACCACACCCTGCCTGACTTCATCATGACCCGCGGCGGCGTTTCCCTGCGTCCGGGCGACGGCATCATCCACTCGTGGCTGAACCGCATGCTGCTGCCAGACACCGTCGGTACCGGTGGTGACTCGCACACCCGTTTCCCGATGGGCATCTCGTTCCCGGCCGGTTCCGGTCTGGTTGCGTTTGCTGCGGCCACCGGCGTTATGCCGCTGGACATGCCGGAATCGATCCTGGTGCGCTTCAAAGGCAAAATGAAACCTGGCATCACCCTGCGTGACCTGGTTCATGCCATTCCTTACTTCGCTATCCAGAACGGTCTGCTGACCGTCGAGAAGAAAGGCAAGAAAAACGCCTTCTCCGGCCGCATCCTGGAAATCGAAGGTCTGGAAGGTCTGACCCTGGAGCAGGCGTTCGAACTGTCCGACGCCTCGGCCGAACGTTCGGCTGCCGGTTGCACCATCAAGCTGTCGAAAGAGTCGATCACCGAGTACCTGAACTCCAACATCACCCTGCTGCGCTGGATGATCGGCGAAGGCTACGGCGATGCGCGTACCCTGGAACGTCGTGCTCAAGCGATGGAAGCCTGGGTGGCCAACCCGGAACTGATGGAAGCCGATGCCGACGCCGAATACGCCGAAGTCATCGAAATCGATCTGGCCGACATCAGCGAGCCGGTACTGTGCGCGCCGAACGATCCGGACGACGCCCGTCTGCTGTCCAGCGTTGCTGGCGAGAAGATCGACGAAGTGTTCATCGGTTCGTGCATGACCAACATCGGTCACTTCCGCGCTGCCGGTAAACTGCTGGATCAGGTCAAGGGTCAGCTGCCAACCCGTCTGTGGCTGTCGCCGCCGACCAAGATGGACGCTCACCAACTGACCGAAGAAGGCTACTACGGCATCTACGGCAAGGCAGGCGCACGCATGGAAATGCCAGGCTGCTCGCTGTGCATGGGTAACCAGGCACGCGTTGAGCCGAACAGCACCGTGGTGTCGACGTCGACCCGTAACTTCCCGAACCGTCTGGGCGACGGCGCGAACGTCTACCTGGCTTCGGCTGAGCTGGCGTCCGTTGCTTCGATCCTGGGTCGCCTGCCGACCGTCGAGGAGTACATGGAATACGCTGGCAAGATCGACAGCATGGCGGCCGATATCTACCGCTACCTGTCCTTCGACCAGATCGCCGAGTTCCGTGAAGCTGCTGCGAACGCCAACATCCCGGTCGTTCAAGCCTAA
- a CDS encoding DUF1289 domain-containing protein, translating into MPNQTIKTPCVGLCSTVYGDLVCRGCKRFHHEVIHWNGYNEEEKRAVWLRLEQLLSQVMAGKVEIFDSARLREQLEQRKIRFVPHQSEYCWAYQLIARGARVIINLEAYGMVLLPEFRDWSLPELRDAIDREFFLLSEAHYQRYIAPGFLKDAFGA; encoded by the coding sequence ATGCCCAATCAGACCATCAAGACCCCCTGCGTCGGCCTCTGCTCCACTGTTTACGGTGATCTGGTGTGCCGTGGCTGCAAGCGTTTCCACCACGAAGTGATCCATTGGAATGGTTACAACGAGGAAGAAAAACGCGCGGTGTGGTTGCGTCTGGAGCAATTGCTGTCACAAGTGATGGCGGGCAAGGTCGAGATTTTCGATTCTGCGCGCCTGCGCGAGCAGCTCGAACAACGCAAGATCCGCTTCGTGCCGCATCAGTCGGAATATTGCTGGGCGTATCAGCTGATTGCCCGGGGTGCGCGGGTGATCATTAATCTGGAAGCCTACGGGATGGTGTTGCTGCCGGAGTTTCGCGACTGGAGCCTGCCGGAGTTGCGTGATGCCATTGATCGGGAATTCTTCCTGCTGTCGGAAGCGCACTACCAGCGCTACATCGCCCCGGGCTTTCTCAAGGACGCCTTCGGCGCCTGA
- a CDS encoding universal stress protein, with protein sequence MQAIRSILVVIEPEHSESLALKRAKLIAGVTQAHLHLLVCDKKHDHAGMLGVLKAALVADGYSVTTEQAWNESLHETIIDVQQAEGCGLVIKQHFPDSSLKKALLTPADWKLLRHCPTPVLLVKTAGSWKDKVILAAVDVGNADGEHRHLHTTIIDHGYDIASLAKAHLHVISAHPSPMLSAADPTLQLSETIAARYREQCRAFQAEFDVDDEHLHIEEGPADVLIPFMAHKLQAAVTVIGTVARTGLSGALIGNTAEVILDALESDVLVLKPQEVEDHLVELAVKH encoded by the coding sequence ATGCAAGCCATTCGCAGCATTCTGGTGGTCATCGAACCCGAACATTCGGAAAGCCTGGCGCTCAAGCGCGCCAAGTTGATCGCTGGCGTGACCCAGGCCCATCTGCACCTGCTGGTGTGCGACAAGAAGCACGACCACGCCGGCATGCTCGGTGTGCTCAAAGCCGCACTAGTGGCCGACGGCTACAGCGTGACCACCGAACAGGCGTGGAACGAGAGCCTGCATGAAACCATCATCGATGTGCAGCAGGCCGAGGGTTGCGGGCTGGTGATCAAGCAGCATTTCCCCGACAGCTCGCTGAAAAAAGCCCTGCTGACCCCGGCCGACTGGAAACTCCTGCGCCACTGCCCTACCCCGGTGCTGCTGGTGAAAACCGCAGGTTCCTGGAAGGACAAGGTGATTCTGGCGGCGGTGGACGTGGGCAATGCCGATGGCGAACACCGGCATCTGCACACGACAATCATTGATCATGGCTACGACATTGCCAGTCTGGCCAAGGCGCATCTGCACGTGATCAGCGCCCATCCGTCGCCGATGCTGTCGGCGGCTGACCCGACGCTGCAACTGAGTGAAACCATCGCGGCGCGTTATCGCGAGCAATGCCGGGCGTTTCAGGCTGAATTCGATGTCGACGATGAGCATCTGCACATAGAGGAAGGCCCGGCGGATGTGTTGATCCCGTTCATGGCGCACAAGCTGCAGGCGGCAGTGACCGTGATTGGCACGGTGGCGCGCACCGGGTTGTCAGGGGCGTTGATCGGCAATACAGCGGAAGTGATTCTGGATGCGCTGGAGAGCGATGTGCTGGTGCTGAAACCGCAGGAGGTTGAGGATCACCTGGTGGAGCTGGCGGTGAAGCACTGA
- the miaE gene encoding tRNA-(ms[2]io[6]A)-hydroxylase gives MILPEIHEFLGCRTPDAWVQAALADQETLLIDHKNCEFKAASTALSLIAKYHSHVDLINMMSRLAREELVHHEQVMRIMKRRKIELRQLHAGRYASGLRKVVRSHEPVKLVDTLVVGAFIEARSCERFEALVPHLDEELGKFYFGLLKSEARHFQGYLKLAYQYGDAKDIAQVIDKVRAAEQELIESPDEEFRFHSGVPANT, from the coding sequence ATGATCCTTCCCGAAATCCACGAATTCCTTGGCTGCCGCACGCCCGACGCCTGGGTTCAGGCGGCACTGGCCGATCAGGAAACGCTGCTGATCGACCACAAGAACTGCGAGTTCAAAGCCGCCAGCACCGCCCTGAGCCTGATTGCCAAGTACCATTCCCACGTCGACCTGATCAACATGATGTCGCGTCTGGCCCGGGAAGAACTGGTTCACCACGAGCAGGTCATGCGCATCATGAAACGGCGCAAGATCGAACTGCGCCAGCTGCATGCAGGCCGTTACGCATCGGGTTTGCGCAAGGTTGTGCGCAGCCATGAGCCGGTGAAACTGGTCGATACGCTGGTGGTCGGCGCGTTTATCGAAGCGCGCAGTTGCGAACGTTTCGAAGCGCTGGTGCCGCACCTGGACGAAGAACTCGGCAAGTTCTACTTTGGCCTGCTGAAAAGCGAGGCGCGGCATTTTCAGGGTTATCTGAAGCTGGCCTATCAGTACGGTGATGCAAAAGACATTGCCCAGGTCATCGACAAGGTCCGTGCCGCCGAGCAGGAACTGATCGAATCGCCGGATGAAGAGTTTCGCTTCCACAGCGGTGTGCCTGCCAACACTTAA
- a CDS encoding winged helix-turn-helix domain-containing protein, which produces MDNLGFGKVLLVEDDERLAALIAHFLEQHGYEVRTVLRGDLAVAAFLEFKPKVVVLDLMLPGQSGLHVCREIRSVSDTPIVILTAKEDDLDHILGLESGADDYVIKPIKPPVLLARLRALQRRQMPDSNVVSFLEFGQLSIDRSCREVRLAGEVIEMTTMEFELLWLLASAAGKVLSRDDILNRMRGIAFDGLNRSVDVYISKLRNKLKDNPREPICIKTVWGKGYLFNPFAWEL; this is translated from the coding sequence ATGGATAACCTGGGTTTTGGCAAAGTCCTGTTGGTGGAAGATGATGAGCGCCTCGCGGCACTGATCGCCCACTTTCTCGAACAACACGGCTACGAGGTGCGCACCGTGCTGCGCGGTGACCTGGCCGTGGCTGCCTTTCTGGAATTCAAGCCGAAAGTCGTGGTGCTCGACCTGATGCTGCCGGGGCAGAGCGGTTTGCACGTGTGCCGCGAGATTCGCAGCGTGTCGGACACGCCGATCGTGATCCTGACGGCCAAGGAAGACGATCTTGACCACATTCTCGGTCTGGAGTCCGGCGCCGACGACTACGTGATCAAACCGATCAAGCCACCGGTGTTACTGGCCCGGTTGCGAGCGCTACAACGACGGCAGATGCCGGACAGTAACGTGGTCAGTTTTCTTGAGTTCGGCCAGTTGAGCATTGACCGCAGCTGTCGTGAAGTACGGCTGGCGGGCGAGGTCATTGAAATGACCACCATGGAATTCGAGCTGCTGTGGTTGCTGGCCAGCGCGGCGGGCAAGGTGCTGTCGCGCGATGACATTCTCAATCGCATGCGCGGGATTGCCTTCGACGGGCTCAACCGCAGCGTCGACGTGTACATCAGCAAGCTGCGCAACAAGCTCAAGGACAACCCCCGCGAGCCGATCTGTATCAAAACCGTGTGGGGCAAGGGTTATCTGTTCAATCCGTTTGCGTGGGAACTGTAG
- a CDS encoding ATP-binding protein, translating to MLRLFLGLFLVMTIGLVLALQTVERTFDALLDYQMQDYNREAVRGQAWTLAQQLCDLDGPAREKQLETIRPHYGLGLTLVDTSELALSDEEKAELAKGLLVIRDKYSQYISAIDDGPQLLSIRLPAEPSLMPFYIAGAYLMIAVLIGFVLFFWVRPHWRDLEKLRLAAERFGDNDLSVRIQLSKRSNIRDLAEHFNLMAARIEGLIANQRELTNAVSHELRTPIARLSFELDQLKQQSDPSQNRELIADMYADLGELEEMVSELLTYASLERGATVIKRENIQAANWLDSVVGSVALEAEAAGVQLLIGDCRLDTVRIEPRFMARAVINLLRNAIRYAEQRVEVTLVRTGDYYEVRVNDDGPGVPVDGREKIFEPFSRLDASRDRRTGGFGLGLALVRRVSQSHGGQVEVGDSPWGGASFRMTWAHLD from the coding sequence ATGCTGCGGTTATTTCTCGGGCTGTTTCTGGTCATGACGATTGGTCTGGTGCTGGCGTTGCAGACGGTTGAACGCACCTTTGATGCCTTGCTCGATTATCAGATGCAGGACTACAACCGCGAGGCTGTGCGGGGGCAAGCGTGGACGTTGGCTCAGCAGTTGTGTGACCTCGATGGCCCGGCGCGGGAAAAACAGCTGGAAACGATTCGCCCGCATTACGGTTTGGGGCTGACGCTGGTCGATACCTCTGAACTGGCCCTCAGCGACGAGGAAAAAGCCGAGCTGGCCAAAGGGCTGCTAGTGATCCGCGACAAGTACAGCCAGTACATTTCCGCCATTGACGATGGCCCGCAACTGCTCAGCATCCGTTTGCCGGCCGAGCCGAGCCTGATGCCGTTCTACATCGCCGGTGCCTACCTGATGATTGCTGTGCTGATCGGCTTCGTCCTGTTTTTCTGGGTGCGCCCGCACTGGCGTGATCTGGAGAAACTGCGCCTGGCCGCCGAACGTTTCGGCGATAACGATCTGTCGGTGCGCATCCAGTTGTCGAAACGCTCGAACATCCGCGATCTGGCCGAGCACTTCAACCTGATGGCGGCGCGCATCGAAGGGCTGATCGCCAATCAGCGGGAACTGACCAACGCCGTCTCCCACGAGCTGCGCACGCCGATTGCGCGGCTGTCGTTTGAGCTTGATCAGCTCAAGCAGCAGTCGGACCCCAGCCAGAACCGCGAGCTGATTGCCGATATGTATGCCGACCTCGGCGAGCTGGAGGAAATGGTTTCGGAACTGTTGACCTACGCCAGCCTTGAGCGCGGCGCGACGGTGATCAAGCGTGAAAACATTCAGGCTGCCAATTGGCTCGACAGTGTGGTTGGCAGCGTGGCGCTGGAGGCCGAAGCGGCCGGGGTGCAGCTGTTGATCGGTGATTGCCGGCTCGACACCGTGCGTATCGAGCCGCGATTCATGGCGCGGGCGGTGATCAATCTGCTGCGCAACGCGATTCGTTATGCCGAGCAGCGGGTTGAAGTGACGCTGGTGCGCACCGGTGATTATTACGAAGTGCGGGTCAACGACGATGGGCCGGGCGTGCCGGTGGACGGGCGGGAGAAAATCTTTGAGCCGTTTTCGCGACTGGATGCCAGTCGGGATCGGCGTACGGGTGGGTTTGGTTTGGGCCTGGCGTTGGTGCGACGAGTGTCGCAGTCCCATGGCGGGCAGGTTGAAGTGGGCGATTCGCCTTGGGGTGGGGCGTCTTTCCGGATGACCTGGGCGCATCTGGATTAA